A genome region from Eurosta solidaginis isolate ZX-2024a chromosome 2, ASM4086904v1, whole genome shotgun sequence includes the following:
- the MED15 gene encoding mediator of RNA polymerase II transcription subunit 15 isoform X1, whose protein sequence is MAEEWPSQKFRQTMIAKINQALQTTDPTKNAGVMENHIFKKSRSKEEYMGLVAKLFMHFQDLAQSYAGKPAQPPPQQNTEMNQQGMMPDPLNALQTLASQGNRNAQMAGGPNPNQMGPGGPVAASNLLQTLNQQRPGQQQMQMQGIRGQMPMSGGPNQQMMQQMGGNMGGGMQMNVIGGGGGGGIGNQGGGPQPHMVGNAQQMGGMPGQMNQMGGGGPGGPGGPGGPSQQMQLGPGQMQGGPMNVNAMNVQQMQQMGQQQMAQMGMNQQQLNQMMNARLSAGGAMGPNAGPQGMQGMPPNMQQGQGGPMHAGNMVGGPQGPQGGGMPQNAGPQAGMGQMIGMAPNMQQKPNMPMGQGGQMFQVNRGVPGQQQQFLRQSPSPSTVPSPAGMSAAQQQQMQQQQQQQQQSAQNQQQQMANAQMIPSPALVPASSPQMANLIQNTQRQMRQSPSGPLNTPGQVASNSPFNPQEDHLYREKYKQLTKYIEPLKRMMAKIGTDGANTEKFTKMSKLLEILSNPNQRVPLETLLKCEKALEKLDIVNFTGQQFGKSSNPLMEVVNTTLQSPIANHTLYRTYRPCLELLFGTDICAPAPPKIQRITEKSTTQYECEIPHLLQGEIARLDQKFKLTLDSTAQNNPKSIKVICCLDDKRLPCVPPITVTIPEDYPSVSPNCALAQHEYGTTPFLKAVQDALKARIAKLPRLYSLSHLLDTWEMSVRQACSPNMKNVLDLAAVFGA, encoded by the exons ATGGCTGAAGAATGGCCTTCTCAAAAATTTCGACAAACTATGATTGCGAAAAT CAATCAAGCACTACAAACGACGGATCCAACAAAAAATGCTGGCGTTATGGAAAACCATATATTTAAGAAATCGCGTAGCAAAGAGGAATATATGGGTTTGGTGGCTAAATTGTTTATGCATTTCCAAGATTTGGCACAAAG CTATGCAGGAAAGCCGGCGCAACCGCCGCCTCAACAGAATACCGAAATGAATCAACAGGGTATGATGCCAGATCCTTTGAATGCCCTGCAAACACTTGCAAGTCAAGGTAATAGAAATGCACAAATGGCTGGTGGACCGAATCCAAATCAAATGGGTCCGGGTGGCCCTGTAGCTGCATCGAACTTATTACAAACCCTCAATCAACAAAGACCAGGACAACAACAAATGCAAATGCAGGGTATacgtggtcagatgccaatgagCGGAGGTCCAAATCAACAAATGATGCAGCAAATGGGTGGAAATATGGGTGGCGGTATGCAAATGAATGTTATTGGgggtggtggtggtggcggtaTAGGTAATCAAGGCGGTGGACCGCAACCACATATGGTAGGTAATGCCCAGCAAATGGGCGGCATGCCAGGTCAAATGAACCAAATGGGAGGTGGTGGACCAGGAGGACCGGGTGGGCCTGGTGGTCCATCGCAACAAATGCAATTGGGGCCAGGACAAATGCAAGGCGGTCCTATGAATGTAAATGCAATGAATGTGCAACAGATGCAACAAATGGGGCAGCAACAAATGGCT CAAATGGGTATGAACCAGCAGCAATTGAATCAAATGATGAATGCACGTTTGAGCGCCGGAGGTGCGATGGGCCCGAATGCTGGACCTCAAGGTATGCAAGGTATGCCACCCAATATGCAACAAGGTCAAGGTGGACCAATGCATGCCGGTAATATGGTGGGTGGACCACAAGGTCCACAAGGTGGTGGTATGCCGCAAAATGCTGGGCCACAAG CTGGTATGGGGCAAATGATTGGTATGGCACCGAATATGCAGCAGAAACCAAATATGCCTATGGGCCAAGGTGGGCAAATGTTTCAGGTTAATCGTGGTGTACCAGGTCAACAACAGCAATTTTTAAGACAAAGTCCTTCACCAAGTACTGTCCCTTCACCAGCTGGTATGTCTgcagcacaacaacagcaaatgcagcaacagcaacaacaacaacagcagtccgcacaaaatcaacaacaacaaatggcCAATGCTCAAATGATACCAAGTCCAGCATTGGTGCCTGCATCCAGTCCACAAATGGCTAATCTTATACAGAATACACAACGTCAAATGCGACAATCTCCAAGTGGACCACTCAATACACCTGGTCAAGTGGCTAGCAATAGTCCATTCAATCCACAAGAAGATCATTTATATCGTGAGAAATACAAGCAGCTAACGAAGTATATTGAACCACTAAAGCGTATGATGGCCAAAATCGGCACTGATGGCGCGA ATACTGAGAAGTTTACAAAGATGAGTAAACTCTTAGAAATACTAAGCAATCCAAATCAGCGGGTACCATTGGAAACTTTGCTGAAATGTGAGAAAGCTTTAGAGAAACTCGACATTGTTAATTTTACAGGACAGCAATTTGGC AAATCTTCAAATCCTTTGATGGAAGTTGTAAATACTACACTACAAAGTCCCATTGCGAATCATACTTTGTATCGCACTTATCGTCCCTGTTTGGAATTGCTTTTCGGGACGGATAtatg TGCTCCAGCACCACCGAAAATTCAACGTATTACAGAGAAATCAACCACACAATACGAATGTGAGATACCACATCTACTTCAAGGCGAAATAGCACGACTCGATCAGAAATTCAAGCTTACTCTCGATAGCACAGCTCAGAATAATCCTAAATCAATTAAAGTAATTTGTTGTCTAGATGATAAACGCTTACCATGTGTACCACCAATAACCGTTACTATACCAG AGGATTATCCATCTGTTTCGCCTAACTGCGCTCTGGCTCAGCATGAATATGGGACCACACCTTTTTTAAAAGCTGTACAGGATGCTCTAAAGGCGCGCATTGCCAAGTTGCCACGTTTATACTCATTATCTCATTTGTTAGATACGTGGGAAATGTCGGTGCGACAAGCCTGTTcaccaaatatgaaaaatgttTTGGATTTGGCAGCTGTTTTTGGCGCCTGA
- the MED15 gene encoding mediator of RNA polymerase II transcription subunit 15 isoform X2, with protein sequence MAEEWPSQKFRQTMIAKINQALQTTDPTKNAGVMENHIFKKSRSKEEYMGLVAKLFMHFQDLAQRKPAQPPPQQNTEMNQQGMMPDPLNALQTLASQGNRNAQMAGGPNPNQMGPGGPVAASNLLQTLNQQRPGQQQMQMQGIRGQMPMSGGPNQQMMQQMGGNMGGGMQMNVIGGGGGGGIGNQGGGPQPHMVGNAQQMGGMPGQMNQMGGGGPGGPGGPGGPSQQMQLGPGQMQGGPMNVNAMNVQQMQQMGQQQMAQMGMNQQQLNQMMNARLSAGGAMGPNAGPQGMQGMPPNMQQGQGGPMHAGNMVGGPQGPQGGGMPQNAGPQAGMGQMIGMAPNMQQKPNMPMGQGGQMFQVNRGVPGQQQQFLRQSPSPSTVPSPAGMSAAQQQQMQQQQQQQQQSAQNQQQQMANAQMIPSPALVPASSPQMANLIQNTQRQMRQSPSGPLNTPGQVASNSPFNPQEDHLYREKYKQLTKYIEPLKRMMAKIGTDGANTEKFTKMSKLLEILSNPNQRVPLETLLKCEKALEKLDIVNFTGQQFGKSSNPLMEVVNTTLQSPIANHTLYRTYRPCLELLFGTDICAPAPPKIQRITEKSTTQYECEIPHLLQGEIARLDQKFKLTLDSTAQNNPKSIKVICCLDDKRLPCVPPITVTIPEDYPSVSPNCALAQHEYGTTPFLKAVQDALKARIAKLPRLYSLSHLLDTWEMSVRQACSPNMKNVLDLAAVFGA encoded by the exons ATGGCTGAAGAATGGCCTTCTCAAAAATTTCGACAAACTATGATTGCGAAAAT CAATCAAGCACTACAAACGACGGATCCAACAAAAAATGCTGGCGTTATGGAAAACCATATATTTAAGAAATCGCGTAGCAAAGAGGAATATATGGGTTTGGTGGCTAAATTGTTTATGCATTTCCAAGATTTGGCACAAA GAAAGCCGGCGCAACCGCCGCCTCAACAGAATACCGAAATGAATCAACAGGGTATGATGCCAGATCCTTTGAATGCCCTGCAAACACTTGCAAGTCAAGGTAATAGAAATGCACAAATGGCTGGTGGACCGAATCCAAATCAAATGGGTCCGGGTGGCCCTGTAGCTGCATCGAACTTATTACAAACCCTCAATCAACAAAGACCAGGACAACAACAAATGCAAATGCAGGGTATacgtggtcagatgccaatgagCGGAGGTCCAAATCAACAAATGATGCAGCAAATGGGTGGAAATATGGGTGGCGGTATGCAAATGAATGTTATTGGgggtggtggtggtggcggtaTAGGTAATCAAGGCGGTGGACCGCAACCACATATGGTAGGTAATGCCCAGCAAATGGGCGGCATGCCAGGTCAAATGAACCAAATGGGAGGTGGTGGACCAGGAGGACCGGGTGGGCCTGGTGGTCCATCGCAACAAATGCAATTGGGGCCAGGACAAATGCAAGGCGGTCCTATGAATGTAAATGCAATGAATGTGCAACAGATGCAACAAATGGGGCAGCAACAAATGGCT CAAATGGGTATGAACCAGCAGCAATTGAATCAAATGATGAATGCACGTTTGAGCGCCGGAGGTGCGATGGGCCCGAATGCTGGACCTCAAGGTATGCAAGGTATGCCACCCAATATGCAACAAGGTCAAGGTGGACCAATGCATGCCGGTAATATGGTGGGTGGACCACAAGGTCCACAAGGTGGTGGTATGCCGCAAAATGCTGGGCCACAAG CTGGTATGGGGCAAATGATTGGTATGGCACCGAATATGCAGCAGAAACCAAATATGCCTATGGGCCAAGGTGGGCAAATGTTTCAGGTTAATCGTGGTGTACCAGGTCAACAACAGCAATTTTTAAGACAAAGTCCTTCACCAAGTACTGTCCCTTCACCAGCTGGTATGTCTgcagcacaacaacagcaaatgcagcaacagcaacaacaacaacagcagtccgcacaaaatcaacaacaacaaatggcCAATGCTCAAATGATACCAAGTCCAGCATTGGTGCCTGCATCCAGTCCACAAATGGCTAATCTTATACAGAATACACAACGTCAAATGCGACAATCTCCAAGTGGACCACTCAATACACCTGGTCAAGTGGCTAGCAATAGTCCATTCAATCCACAAGAAGATCATTTATATCGTGAGAAATACAAGCAGCTAACGAAGTATATTGAACCACTAAAGCGTATGATGGCCAAAATCGGCACTGATGGCGCGA ATACTGAGAAGTTTACAAAGATGAGTAAACTCTTAGAAATACTAAGCAATCCAAATCAGCGGGTACCATTGGAAACTTTGCTGAAATGTGAGAAAGCTTTAGAGAAACTCGACATTGTTAATTTTACAGGACAGCAATTTGGC AAATCTTCAAATCCTTTGATGGAAGTTGTAAATACTACACTACAAAGTCCCATTGCGAATCATACTTTGTATCGCACTTATCGTCCCTGTTTGGAATTGCTTTTCGGGACGGATAtatg TGCTCCAGCACCACCGAAAATTCAACGTATTACAGAGAAATCAACCACACAATACGAATGTGAGATACCACATCTACTTCAAGGCGAAATAGCACGACTCGATCAGAAATTCAAGCTTACTCTCGATAGCACAGCTCAGAATAATCCTAAATCAATTAAAGTAATTTGTTGTCTAGATGATAAACGCTTACCATGTGTACCACCAATAACCGTTACTATACCAG AGGATTATCCATCTGTTTCGCCTAACTGCGCTCTGGCTCAGCATGAATATGGGACCACACCTTTTTTAAAAGCTGTACAGGATGCTCTAAAGGCGCGCATTGCCAAGTTGCCACGTTTATACTCATTATCTCATTTGTTAGATACGTGGGAAATGTCGGTGCGACAAGCCTGTTcaccaaatatgaaaaatgttTTGGATTTGGCAGCTGTTTTTGGCGCCTGA